Within the Methanobrevibacter ruminantium genome, the region ATTCCCTTAGAATTTTGATTTTATTTTTGATTTTTCATTGCCTCGGTGGCTCAGTCTGGTAGAGCGCGAGACTTGTAATCTCGTGGTCGCGGGTTCAATTCCCGTCCGGGGCTTCAATTTTATATTGTTGACAAAATTTTTTCATCTATGTGGTGAAAAACCAAAACCTTTATATACTACTTCGTATATACTTATAATTAGTATGTTATCTGCATACATTATTATGTGTGTGGGTCCGTAGGGTAGCTTGGTCGATCCTTTGGGCTTTGGGAGCCTGAGACTCCGGTTCAAATCCGGGCGGACCCATTTACCCGCCTTAGCTCAATTTGGCAGAGCGTTGGACTGTAGATCCAAATGTTGCTGGTTCAAGTCCGGCAGTCGGGATTTTATTATTATATCTATTTTAATCATATGATTTTTATTTGAAATTTAATCTTTTTGAATTTCAATTAATTTCAAAGTATGATGAGTAGAAACATTTATATATAATAATAAATATACTATTTTATGAGTATAATTTATACTCACATAGTTTGCCCTGGTGGTGTAGGGGCTATCATGTGGGCCTGTCGAGCCCGCGACTCGGGTTCAAATCCCGGCCAGGGCGCTTAACTATAAGTTAAGTAAGATAGCCACATTGTATTTCATTTGTTTAATCAGGGCCCGTAGCTCAGTCTGGCAGAGCGCTTGGCTTTTAACCAAGCGGCCGCGGGTTCAATTCCCGTCGGGCCCGCTCTGATTTTTTTTTATTTATTAACTTTACTAAATTTAAATTTTTAAATTAACATTTTTTTCGAAGATTTTTTAATTATTAATGTCTTATTTAAATCATATTTAAATTTATATTGTATTTGACTTAGAATTTATTCTACTAGAATTGGGTGATTTATTTATATTTTTAATTGGGGGTAATGTTTTAATTTCATAAATTCAAGTGTTTTATCTATTTTTTTTAATTTTAATCAATATTTTATCATGTTTGATTTATTATTTGTGTTTATGAAGGATTCGCATTATCGAATTTTGATATGAATTAGATCTATTCTATGATGGTGAAGAAGTAAGGGATTGTAAAAAATTAATGAAAAATTAAATTTTATTTAAAGTTATTTAAAGTTTAAATCATGATTAATATTAGAAATTTCATTTAGAAAAAAGTTATTTCATTACAAATTGTTTAAAAAGTTTTATCGGAGGAATATTTTGGCATTTAATATATTAAACCATAGTGCTGTTCCTAAGCACGAAATTTTGTCTGATGATGAAATTGAAGAGATTTTTGCAGATGTTGATTATGACATTAGTCAACTTCCGAAAATCAAAGTAAATGATCCTGTTTCTAAAGCTATTGGTGCTGAAGAAGGTCAAGTTTTAAAAATAACTCGTAAAAGTGAAACTGCAGGCATATTTGTTACATACAGGCTTGTAAGTGGAGAAAATAATCAAAAATAATTTTTTTAATCTAGATTTTTAATTTATTGTATTATTTTGGAGATATTAAATGAAAAATAAGACATGGGGTTTAGTAGATTCATTTTTTGATAAATATGATATTGTAGACCATCATATTAAATCTTACAACGATTTTGTTGAAAATCGTATTCAAAAGATTATTGATATCACTGAACCAATCACTATTGAAAACGAAAAAGGAAACTATACTCTTAGAACAGGTAAAATCAAAATTGAAAAACCTTTCACCAAAGAAGCAGACGGTTCTAAAAGTATGATTTATCCTACAGAAGCAAGACTTAGAAATTTAAACTATTCTGCTCACATGTACTTGGAAATGGCATTGCATGACAACAACAGCGATGAAGAGGAAGAATTGGAAGAAGTATACATTGGTGAATTGCCTCTCATGCTCAAATCTAGCATTTGTCATTTGCATGGACTTACTGATAAGGAATTATTGGAAAAAGGGGAAGACCCTAAAGATCCTGGAGGTTATTTCATTGTAAACGGTTCTGAAAGAGCTGTTGTAACCATGGAAGAAATTGCTCCTAACAAAATTATCCTAGAAAGAATTGATGAGCCTGAAAATAGACATGCAAAAGCTATTGTAACCTCAATTAAAAGTGGTTTCAGAGCAAGAATTACTTTAGAATACAAAAAACCACGTAAAAGTGGTGTGTTCTTAAGAATCTCTTTCCCATACGTTCCGGGAGAAATTCCATTAGTAATCTTGCTTAGAGCATTAGGATTATCAACTGATCAAGATATCATTACAAAGATTTCTGATGATTTCAACTTCCAAATGTATATTGCAGATGATATTCAAGTGTCTGAAAAAGACTTGAAATTGGATTCTGAATTAATGGCAGAAATGACCAATGAAGAAAGAGAAGAATACTTAAGAATGGCTGCTATTAAGTACATTGGTAATAGAGTAGCTAAAGGAATGACTGAAGAGTACAGAATAAAACGTGCTGAAGATGTCATTGACAGATACTTATTGCCACATATGGGTATTGAATCTGATAAACGTTATGATAAAGCTATTTACTTAGCTGAAATGACTGAAATGTTGCTTCAAGTAATTGAAGGTCAAAGAGAACCTCACGATAAGGACCATTACACCAATAAGAGATTAAGAGTTTCCGGTGACTTAATGGAAGACTTATTTAGAGTAGCTTTCTCTTCATTAACAAGAGATATGAGTTACCAACTTGAAAGAAGCTTATCCAGAGGAAAAGAACTTTCAATTAAGCAAGCTGTTCGTTCTGATGTTTTAACTGAAAATATCAAGCATGCAATCGCTACCGGTAATTGGGTAGGTGGAAGAGCTGGGGTAAGCCAGCTTTTAGACAGAGTAAGTTACATGGCAACACTTTCTCACTTAAGAAGGGTTGTATCTCCTCTTACTAGAAGTCAACCTCACTTTGAAGCTAGGGACTTGCACCCTACTCAATTTGGTAAGATTTGTCCAAACGAAACACCAGAAGGACCAAACTGTGGATTAGTAAAGAATTTAGCTCTAATGTGTAAGATCTCTGAAGGTTTCGAAGAAGAAGAGGACCAAAAACTTGTAAACATCATTAGAGACATGGATGTAGAGATGATAGATTAATCGGAGGAATTTTATGGTAAGAGCTAAAATTTATATTAATGGTAAACTTACTGGTTATTGCGATAATCCTGAAGAATTCACTAAGGAAATGCGTGATAAAAGGAGAAATGGTCAAATCAATAATGAGATGAACATTACCTATTATGATGATAACCATGAAATCTATATTTTCACAGACCCTGGTAGGGCAAGAAGACCTTTAATCCTTGTTTATGATGGTGAACCAGCACTTAGAGATGAACATATGGAAGCTATTGCAAATGGTGAATTGAAATGGGATGAATTATTTGCAAAAGGTATTTTAGAATACTTGGATGCTGAAGAAGAAGAGAATTCCTATATTGCAATGAACTTAAGTCAATTAAATGAAGATCACACTCACTTGGAAATTGACCCATCCACTATGTTAGGTATTTGTGCAGGAATTATTCCATTTTCAGACCACAACTCCTCTCCAAGGAACACCATGGAAGCAGGGATGACAAAACAGGCATTAGGTTTATACGTATCAAATTACGCTTTACGTACTGATACTCGTGCACACTTATTGCACCACCCTCAAACTCCTATCGTAAAAACAAGAATTATTGATGCTATCAATTATGATTCAAGACCATCTGGTCAGAACTTGGTTGTAGCTCTTATGTCTTACGAAGGATATAACATGGAAGACGCAATGATTCTCAACAAATCCTCTCTTGAAAGAGGTATGGGAAGATCCAGTTTCTTCAGATCTTACGAAGCATCTGAAAGAAGATATCCTGGTGGACAAG harbors:
- a CDS encoding DNA-directed RNA polymerase subunit H, which gives rise to MAFNILNHSAVPKHEILSDDEIEEIFADVDYDISQLPKIKVNDPVSKAIGAEEGQVLKITRKSETAGIFVTYRLVSGENNQK
- a CDS encoding DNA-directed RNA polymerase subunit B'', producing the protein MKNKTWGLVDSFFDKYDIVDHHIKSYNDFVENRIQKIIDITEPITIENEKGNYTLRTGKIKIEKPFTKEADGSKSMIYPTEARLRNLNYSAHMYLEMALHDNNSDEEEELEEVYIGELPLMLKSSICHLHGLTDKELLEKGEDPKDPGGYFIVNGSERAVVTMEEIAPNKIILERIDEPENRHAKAIVTSIKSGFRARITLEYKKPRKSGVFLRISFPYVPGEIPLVILLRALGLSTDQDIITKISDDFNFQMYIADDIQVSEKDLKLDSELMAEMTNEEREEYLRMAAIKYIGNRVAKGMTEEYRIKRAEDVIDRYLLPHMGIESDKRYDKAIYLAEMTEMLLQVIEGQREPHDKDHYTNKRLRVSGDLMEDLFRVAFSSLTRDMSYQLERSLSRGKELSIKQAVRSDVLTENIKHAIATGNWVGGRAGVSQLLDRVSYMATLSHLRRVVSPLTRSQPHFEARDLHPTQFGKICPNETPEGPNCGLVKNLALMCKISEGFEEEEDQKLVNIIRDMDVEMID